A stretch of Endozoicomonas sp. SCSIO W0465 DNA encodes these proteins:
- a CDS encoding IS1595 family transposase, producing the protein MQSELFQNFIDSISTLTSEQRDILNNSLLSTQIEVTEVVETTDSEPVYSESIPNNDNATPDVEKSILAQFAENPRCPKCKSHSVGRWGIRNGRQRYHCKTCDSTFNAFSGTPLARLRHPEKWNKYLAGMTHSMVLRPAAAENAIDLKTAFRWRHRFLEVINNDQAEELCGITELDETFFRESFKGQREGLPRPTRKRGNDPNKARKVPVMVARDRNRNTVDGVLENESANELCRHLNGRISIQATVCADAHLAHEKLADKLGFVFKELVTSAGQHVVEGIYHIQTVNSYHSHLKRWIGGVFQGVATRYLPHYLAWRRELTAAKKLTVGRLISRITEHWCFQPLTVT; encoded by the coding sequence ATGCAATCTGAACTCTTCCAGAATTTTATTGATTCCATTTCAACATTAACCAGTGAACAGCGAGACATTCTTAACAACTCGCTCCTTAGTACTCAAATAGAGGTTACCGAGGTAGTAGAAACCACTGACTCTGAACCTGTTTACAGTGAATCTATACCCAATAACGATAATGCAACACCTGACGTAGAAAAGAGCATACTTGCCCAATTTGCCGAAAACCCCAGGTGCCCCAAATGCAAAAGCCATAGCGTTGGTCGCTGGGGCATACGAAATGGCCGACAGCGCTACCACTGCAAGACTTGCGACTCAACGTTTAACGCCTTTAGTGGAACGCCTTTGGCAAGGCTCAGGCACCCTGAAAAATGGAACAAGTACCTCGCAGGTATGACTCACTCTATGGTCTTGCGACCAGCTGCTGCTGAGAATGCCATTGACTTGAAAACTGCGTTCCGCTGGCGTCACCGCTTTCTTGAAGTGATTAATAATGATCAAGCAGAAGAGCTTTGTGGCATTACTGAGCTTGATGAAACATTTTTCCGTGAATCCTTCAAAGGGCAAAGAGAAGGCCTTCCACGGCCAACCCGAAAGCGGGGTAATGATCCCAACAAAGCCCGAAAAGTCCCGGTAATGGTGGCTCGGGACCGTAATCGAAATACCGTTGACGGTGTATTAGAAAACGAAAGTGCTAATGAATTGTGCAGGCATTTAAATGGCCGCATATCGATACAGGCCACGGTCTGTGCGGATGCACACCTCGCTCACGAAAAACTTGCTGACAAGCTTGGATTTGTCTTCAAGGAGCTGGTGACATCAGCAGGTCAACATGTTGTTGAAGGCATCTACCACATCCAGACTGTAAATTCTTATCACAGTCATTTAAAACGCTGGATTGGCGGCGTATTCCAAGGGGTTGCAACTCGTTACCTTCCCCATTATCTGGCCTGGAGGCGAGAACTGACGGCAGCAAAAAAATTAACTGTTGGCCGGTTGATCAGCAGAATTACTGAACATTGGTGCTTCCAACCATTAACGGTAACTTAG
- a CDS encoding DnaJ domain-containing protein, protein MNYILLQTGCNLYQSPFQHPCGDFGCFLSFQARPIFAKNTFSDSFQPPFTPKKINERQIQAVDIQLFLLFALQVVDIKLLLLLFALKADHNTSTDGHEFSEKAKSHHSGHQRTSGTHRNEYQETPNVDRPDMAKVNEALDGLGLQGSNLNTITESDVSKAYKKKARIYHPDKATKENVKENEGIFKKIVTYRDRLYEFINFRNNRR, encoded by the coding sequence ATGAATTACATACTACTTCAGACTGGCTGTAATCTATATCAAAGTCCGTTTCAACATCCATGTGGAGACTTCGGATGCTTTCTTAGTTTCCAGGCAAGGCCTATCTTTGCCAAAAACACGTTTAGTGATTCATTTCAGCCCCCTTTTACCCCCAAAAAAATCAATGAACGCCAAATCCAGGCAGTTGATATTCAGCTCTTTCTACTCTTTGCTCTTCAGGTGGTTGATATTAAGCTCTTACTACTACTCTTTGCTCTTAAAGCTGATCACAACACATCTACTGATGGACACGAGTTTAGTGAAAAAGCCAAAAGTCATCATTCTGGGCATCAAAGAACATCAGGTACCCACCGAAATGAGTATCAGGAAACTCCAAATGTTGATCGGCCTGACATGGCTAAAGTCAACGAGGCTCTAGACGGCTTGGGTCTCCAGGGGAGTAATCTTAATACAATCACCGAATCGGATGTTAGTAAAGCGTACAAGAAAAAAGCACGTATATATCACCCAGACAAAGCCACAAAAGAAAATGTGAAAGAAAATGAAGGAATATTCAAAAAAATAGTGACTTATCGCGATAGATTGTATGAGTTTATCAACTTTCGCAATAATCGTCGATAA
- a CDS encoding DNA phosphorothioation-associated putative methyltransferase yields the protein MTPEIFQAHVKELKYGKKLPGAVYLHKSTFHKEAAELGRWISLKLEVLGQNVPWTVIKLQTRGFGVSLLNYPDFYEEAYPALHSSLSLDFERERYKHNKFSGINPPILHRKETMVAPDDPYYEEFCNITREGEEAGLYDNAKIIGFRQTWESLIHERGYELVDGRLFRSSSVVQTEQKIERHRTALSRDALSSPMKTLAKQGYLEGEFSLFDYGCGRGDDLCELEAHGLSASGWDPNWRPDGEKVSADLVNIGYVINVIEDLEERVDALLGAWRLTKKLLVVSAMIAGEEHIKKFKRYKDGVITSRNTFQKYYTQSELQHFIEHIVEEEPIAVAPGIFYIFKDKDEEQLYLANKQRRVSHHWKQLTQKPVKVPRSEILFVEHGQLLEQFWVSCLDYGRLPAVDEFSQYEQVKALVGSPKKAFRILCERYEIDDFEKAENDRREDLLIYFALQQFCKRKPYRHMPEKLKRDIKAFFGDYKNSQAQAQSLLFSLGEMNAIEQACQLAHEQLPASILNEGHSLVIHSRFVNDLPPALRLYIGCATMLYGDVSDVNLIKVHIRSGKLTLMKYEGFDHKPIPLLQQRIKINLRKQEIDFFDYAAGLYSPQPLYWKSKLIDESFADYSKQKSFDKKLLSLDLPDMDGYGLDYDTFTEVMKHGYNLEVKGYRFYKVNKDCEDLY from the coding sequence ATGACACCAGAGATTTTTCAGGCTCATGTCAAAGAGCTTAAGTATGGTAAAAAATTACCGGGAGCCGTTTATCTCCATAAAAGCACGTTTCATAAAGAAGCGGCAGAATTAGGCCGATGGATTTCCCTGAAGCTGGAAGTCCTTGGTCAGAATGTCCCATGGACGGTGATTAAACTGCAAACCAGAGGCTTTGGTGTTTCGTTGTTGAACTACCCGGATTTTTATGAAGAGGCGTATCCCGCTCTTCACTCCAGCTTGAGTCTCGATTTTGAACGAGAGCGTTACAAGCATAATAAGTTTTCCGGCATCAATCCTCCCATCCTGCATCGCAAAGAAACAATGGTTGCTCCGGATGATCCTTACTATGAGGAGTTTTGTAATATCACCCGGGAAGGCGAAGAGGCCGGTTTATACGACAATGCAAAAATCATTGGTTTCAGGCAAACCTGGGAATCGCTGATTCATGAGCGCGGTTATGAACTGGTGGATGGCAGGCTTTTTCGTTCATCCTCGGTAGTACAGACAGAACAGAAAATAGAGCGTCATCGAACTGCACTGTCTCGTGATGCTTTGTCTTCGCCCATGAAAACACTTGCAAAGCAAGGCTACTTAGAGGGTGAGTTTTCACTATTTGACTACGGTTGCGGTCGTGGAGATGATCTCTGTGAATTAGAGGCGCATGGCCTTAGTGCTTCAGGTTGGGACCCTAACTGGCGCCCTGATGGAGAAAAAGTTTCTGCTGACCTTGTGAACATTGGCTATGTGATCAATGTGATCGAAGACTTGGAGGAGCGTGTTGATGCCCTGTTAGGTGCCTGGCGATTAACAAAAAAACTTCTGGTGGTTTCGGCAATGATTGCCGGAGAAGAGCATATAAAGAAGTTTAAGCGCTATAAAGATGGTGTCATTACTTCGCGGAACACATTTCAAAAATATTATACCCAGAGTGAGCTTCAGCATTTTATTGAGCATATTGTTGAAGAAGAGCCAATAGCGGTTGCCCCTGGTATTTTCTATATCTTCAAAGATAAAGATGAAGAGCAGTTATACCTTGCCAACAAACAGCGAAGAGTCAGTCATCACTGGAAGCAGTTAACCCAGAAGCCGGTTAAGGTGCCAAGGTCAGAGATCCTTTTTGTCGAGCATGGTCAGTTGTTGGAGCAGTTCTGGGTCAGTTGTCTGGACTATGGTCGTCTACCTGCTGTGGATGAATTCAGCCAATATGAGCAGGTTAAAGCGCTGGTGGGCTCGCCTAAAAAAGCCTTTCGGATTTTGTGTGAGCGTTACGAGATTGATGATTTTGAAAAGGCCGAAAATGACCGCAGGGAAGACTTGCTAATATATTTTGCTCTCCAGCAGTTTTGTAAACGAAAGCCATACAGGCATATGCCAGAAAAGCTAAAGCGTGATATAAAAGCTTTCTTTGGTGATTATAAAAATTCTCAGGCGCAAGCGCAAAGTCTTCTCTTTTCTCTTGGAGAGATGAATGCCATAGAGCAAGCTTGTCAGCTTGCACATGAGCAGTTACCTGCAAGTATTCTCAACGAAGGTCATTCTCTGGTTATTCATTCTAGGTTTGTGAACGATCTCCCTCCCGCACTGAGGCTATACATAGGTTGTGCAACGATGCTTTACGGTGATGTCAGTGATGTCAATCTGATTAAAGTGCATATCCGTTCTGGAAAGCTAACTCTTATGAAGTACGAGGGTTTTGATCATAAGCCAATACCTCTGTTGCAGCAGCGCATAAAAATAAATTTACGCAAGCAGGAGATTGACTTTTTTGACTATGCCGCTGGCCTGTATTCACCGCAGCCACTTTATTGGAAATCGAAATTGATTGATGAAAGCTTTGCTGATTATTCGAAACAAAAATCCTTTGATAAAAAGCTCCTCTCGCTGGATTTGCCTGACATGGATGGCTATGGGCTCGATTATGATACCTTCACTGAAGTAATGAAGCACGGCTATAACCTCGAAGTTAAGGGGTATCGCTTCTACAAAGTCAATAAAGATTGTGAAGATCTTTACTAA
- a CDS encoding methyltransferase domain-containing protein yields MSSEDIDLSHLRGYERKKILDIGSGSGIIARRIRDELGCDVFAIEPGLEESNGVERDPFISSCNELGQDKVEKCTLQDAIKNTKYQQAFEIVTVHKYNVNFEEKHEFVSALSKVVKPYGHVLIHTVEHERIMENNELYLLDDLKLYFADVSYRTRSYQNGRDAIIFCYGPRNW; encoded by the coding sequence GTGTCATCTGAAGACATCGACTTATCTCATCTCAGAGGATATGAAAGAAAGAAAATTCTGGATATTGGCTCGGGCTCTGGAATAATTGCAAGAAGAATTAGAGATGAGTTAGGTTGTGATGTGTTTGCAATTGAACCTGGTCTTGAAGAAAGCAATGGAGTTGAGCGTGACCCATTTATTTCATCGTGTAATGAGCTTGGTCAAGACAAGGTAGAAAAGTGTACATTACAAGATGCCATCAAGAATACAAAATATCAGCAGGCGTTTGAGATTGTAACTGTTCATAAATACAATGTTAACTTTGAAGAAAAGCATGAGTTTGTCTCAGCATTAAGTAAAGTTGTCAAACCATATGGGCATGTTCTAATTCATACTGTAGAACATGAACGAATAATGGAAAATAATGAGCTTTATTTGCTTGATGATTTAAAACTTTATTTTGCGGATGTGTCGTACAGAACAAGGTCTTATCAGAATGGACGTGATGCCATTATTTTTTGCTATGGACCCAGAAACTGGTAG
- a CDS encoding IS66 family transposase: MIPELPATMSAEILLKENAELRMRVACLEERCRELEEKVGKNSQNSSKPPSSDGYQKPCKNSNSPDHSDDLSADKGTDPSDEKPNPKSLRQSSGNKAGGKKGHQGTCLKQVDIPDYIEYLPVKECNKCQASLLDSEPVKYIERQVFEPGRPGEFEVTAHRAEVKICTCGCRNQAEFPEGVTAAAQYGSATQAMAVYLNQYHFLPFKRVSEYFNTLYKMSVSAGTVANFVARTYENLASTEEVIRDALRESSVAGADETGMRAEGSLHWLHVMRDEQWTLYYLSEKRGREAMDTMGILLTFAGVLVHDHWKSYFAYAATHVLCNAHHLRELLGVVDRDSNQLALRLMKLLRLSWHYCKGFKTIGMLQMPSVVCERIEKIYDRLLQRALMKEVVYMEKQREELKRKKVKNTKAYNLFKRLTEFKAETLRFMSDFTIPFDNNGSERDVRMAKLKQKISGCFRSADGGSMFARIRSYLSSARKQGMDIYQSLHRAVRNYCNMPLLSAE; encoded by the coding sequence ATGATTCCAGAACTACCCGCAACTATGTCGGCTGAGATTCTCTTGAAAGAGAATGCAGAGCTGCGGATGAGAGTTGCCTGTCTGGAAGAGCGATGTCGAGAATTGGAAGAAAAGGTTGGCAAGAACAGTCAAAACAGCAGCAAGCCGCCATCGTCTGATGGTTATCAAAAACCTTGTAAAAACAGTAATTCTCCAGATCATTCTGACGACCTTTCCGCAGATAAAGGTACCGATCCATCGGATGAAAAACCCAATCCTAAAAGTCTGAGACAGTCTTCTGGTAATAAAGCCGGTGGAAAGAAAGGGCATCAGGGCACTTGTCTTAAACAGGTCGATATCCCTGACTATATTGAGTACCTTCCGGTTAAAGAATGCAATAAATGTCAGGCGTCTCTTCTTGATAGTGAGCCGGTCAAATATATTGAACGACAGGTGTTTGAACCAGGGAGACCGGGTGAATTTGAAGTAACGGCCCATAGAGCTGAAGTAAAAATCTGCACTTGTGGTTGTCGGAATCAGGCTGAATTCCCGGAAGGTGTTACCGCTGCCGCACAATATGGCTCAGCCACACAGGCTATGGCCGTCTATCTTAACCAATACCATTTCCTGCCTTTTAAGCGCGTGTCAGAGTATTTTAATACTCTCTATAAAATGAGTGTAAGTGCAGGCACTGTCGCCAATTTTGTGGCCAGAACCTATGAAAATCTGGCTTCTACTGAAGAGGTTATTCGTGACGCCTTGCGGGAATCGTCTGTTGCCGGAGCCGATGAAACGGGTATGCGGGCCGAGGGCTCTTTGCACTGGCTACACGTTATGCGGGATGAACAATGGACGCTCTACTACTTGTCTGAAAAGCGAGGTCGTGAGGCCATGGACACGATGGGCATACTGCTAACATTTGCAGGCGTTCTGGTTCATGATCATTGGAAATCCTATTTTGCATATGCGGCAACTCACGTACTTTGCAATGCCCATCACCTGAGGGAGCTTTTGGGTGTTGTTGATAGGGACAGCAATCAACTGGCGTTGCGATTGATGAAGCTACTGAGGCTTTCCTGGCATTACTGCAAGGGCTTTAAGACCATAGGTATGCTACAGATGCCAAGTGTTGTCTGTGAACGAATCGAGAAGATTTATGACCGGTTGCTTCAGCGGGCTCTAATGAAAGAAGTCGTCTATATGGAGAAGCAACGAGAGGAGCTTAAGCGCAAGAAAGTCAAGAATACTAAAGCTTACAATCTCTTCAAACGACTCACTGAGTTCAAGGCTGAGACACTGCGCTTCATGTCAGATTTTACCATTCCCTTCGATAACAATGGCAGTGAGCGGGATGTTCGAATGGCCAAGTTAAAGCAGAAAATCTCAGGCTGCTTCAGGAGTGCAGACGGTGGTTCTATGTTTGCACGGATTCGCAGCTATTTGTCGTCTGCCAGAAAACAGGGAATGGACATATATCAATCACTTCATAGAGCTGTTCGGAATTACTGTAATATGCCTTTGCTCAGTGCTGAATAG
- a CDS encoding DUF4007 family protein: MKIDLTDNQLLEVNSSGKKRQVQVAKYTAKFSGHETFPLRYGWLYKAVSSVREKYDGKPLKPVTSGSSEDKEKAVVRMGVGKNMVSSIAYWAIASKMIDETNRKKDTLTEVAADLFGEEEGDSGWDPYMERVGTVWLLHWLLNRDYHTVTSYRWFFNRFNGQRFDKQQLLDSLTLDAEKLKFDGSEKAVKKTLNYKTVSKDIDCFLQGYTYRNSSTSKISEDSFSSPLVELGLIRTLEDGRYKKYSADLGEQESLPIEVFTYALMDYWFEYAKESKTISFDRLLTAEGSPARIFRLSQSALANRLDEVEELTEKRISWTDTQGLRQIQCDNVKDLEFLKSTYLRHYYKQGK, encoded by the coding sequence TTGAAAATCGATCTAACGGACAATCAGTTACTGGAGGTTAACTCCAGTGGCAAAAAACGGCAGGTGCAAGTGGCAAAATATACGGCTAAATTTTCAGGGCATGAGACTTTTCCTCTTCGATACGGGTGGTTGTATAAAGCCGTTTCATCCGTGCGCGAAAAATATGATGGCAAGCCTCTAAAGCCCGTCACATCAGGCAGTTCGGAAGATAAAGAGAAAGCTGTCGTGCGTATGGGTGTCGGTAAAAACATGGTTAGTTCTATAGCTTATTGGGCTATAGCATCAAAAATGATTGATGAGACTAATCGTAAAAAAGATACCCTGACAGAAGTTGCTGCTGACCTTTTTGGAGAAGAGGAAGGGGATTCCGGATGGGACCCTTATATGGAACGTGTTGGTACTGTTTGGTTGCTGCACTGGTTGCTAAACCGTGATTACCACACCGTTACATCTTATCGGTGGTTTTTTAACCGTTTTAACGGTCAGCGTTTCGATAAGCAGCAGTTACTGGATTCTTTGACTCTTGATGCTGAAAAGCTGAAATTTGATGGCAGCGAAAAAGCCGTAAAGAAAACGCTTAATTACAAAACGGTTAGCAAAGATATTGACTGCTTTTTGCAGGGTTACACTTATAGAAATTCCTCAACATCCAAAATCAGTGAAGATAGTTTTTCCTCTCCTCTTGTTGAGCTGGGTTTGATCCGCACGCTGGAAGACGGTCGTTATAAAAAATACAGCGCAGATCTTGGTGAACAGGAGAGTTTGCCTATTGAAGTCTTCACTTATGCACTTATGGACTATTGGTTTGAGTATGCCAAAGAAAGTAAGACCATCTCTTTTGATCGACTTTTGACTGCTGAAGGTTCACCAGCACGGATTTTCCGTTTATCACAAAGTGCACTGGCAAACCGTTTAGATGAGGTTGAAGAGCTGACTGAGAAACGCATTTCTTGGACGGATACTCAAGGCTTGCGTCAAATTCAATGTGACAATGTAAAAGACCTTGAGTTTTTAAAGTCAACGTATCTCAGACACTATTACAAGCAGGGTAAATAA